In Maniola jurtina chromosome 2, ilManJurt1.1, whole genome shotgun sequence, the following proteins share a genomic window:
- the LOC123876899 gene encoding neuroblastoma-amplified sequence-like isoform X2, whose amino-acid sequence MVENKSILHELYVFSEWKPEPEYLQKPDNILPENISSLWRWLKFFGAKKSLIDSVTAHKERQQKWHIALGDEGKVIAVLTDNILEIRTKRSEYATIAARTTVSRDGYSQWRKLVWSPDCSFIVVAYGNGVVSFFDLTASNLFNIPADCSRPGGMECTDNTHAVSDIIFRPLRVKDTKWNWEVLVVTYDGKLRGYLVSVTEGCKLHHSFRFPGGVAAASYCEPHATLYVAGVPRAPYKDPSSPVSAGITAWRLLNDEPFYKLSVVSDELETQLANERFHLHMPMLFSKNMNFIIRMVTSPDNSKLVCIHCNGDISVWRLPLLKAERRFRLAEQPQHSLQNPLTPDQGPKDPALYIPADVNWWSNEEIIVSRFSGAVTVCGIKDMLNILGKKPEFFQGTPKVTCAYDGAFMALECESNVLPARKSRSDESMEVVKAEAEIEDSMLEVAKELFKTVLYAITDIETFQPKPRKITVVSRIYRLLGVKSTTPTELFSRKIESGSYTEALTLAETFNLDSDLVYQQQWRKNPVSTDAIQNYLSKVSKKIWAVHQCVDRLPESLQAAKELLHFGLELTNEKILDEINKDLPEDEWKDPDSVTLEDLNAYTSELLRCRHVMLFYKERLRLYEAILRCEKSTYVKDEYHRLRSNSIVHSAMEIAKEGRIEALTCLWPYIKSLPMQLAVLDKLPETVYPLDYQHLLPTKEPLTWFEKKSPIKIQPSEHENDWCKKEIFRSIWSSNWSEDTTPENETAADIDSDLAKWYDKRAREIEERSGIASHALTLVTIAKVGGAVEHLDNIMFHLLTLDTLIYDINVEGVTLAQVEKMSNLEVCKMLMKMSTPATFVSDLKQFVIPYLKRYENLTKRTGFCLTGLMEFLESISVDDLSYILLVLQSPKEFELDVRTHLDLVERCLFAHTSTEQLDMACDLLDTILKESDGSISTTALLRRCAELQRLVAGSERLAWRGVRVPPCALRDLNQDAAHAHKLLARVARGHATAAAAGEEKPTQQDWENLLKDLLELRSTLFDCITTEQCYEIYVSALLTSGEASSIRLASDVLTVSPTLRLPPNSPYKIDYRRSVELVSNAAKEYFNSASSLTDPALELAKCCLMLIEDGNKEIEQELDLISALPILAAFNLSILPIQVRLCEDRMTLIEDCLQSDSNAYLASHKLLKLAKLLRIAGDDEQTREGQVLVVVGEYALAAGAAGGGAAGAAARRLAALRHAPAADLLARVARHAQTHATTVDRRNLLAAALTYASQDQLQDMLKARLNLELESLQQMGAALRENSRLEARWPSTEDEFADAITTPIIEKKDLVTPTQAEKKPLLNYLLDSFQNKFTLSGKSNALETSERTVHCQEFYRSLYPEHDVSTHYYCYDRFSIPDDIDGQAGVGQAALKWLYIQNCLHAGDTDDMETEVVHKCAEEILYKDTPLSIACLLRSTQDYTQAKKLIDAQHTDAAVSAALYATLVKCNSPELRDNVYLAEPRKMACMTLKQNNASEEQMAIIRQCIDKLSGMGEVLRIRKLGLTVNGLLFNADSDYRQEIIYRLARLGGAEHAKLACSLASKYGLDAVEVWLQYATEAQARVAPDTLPPAAYNSEAVSRIRDTLWPAVRGNNHAALIDFFTILKSIDEKTQLCGLTVLEHIKLLKKAKAASPELDYKLLLEQPTAEEFTAHILSIIKPENVGLLTKFLRTLPPAFKIPVSVNSLYTAWLTKYFFSEGMAGGSNKKWMQAWRQCASYFTKLAKEELLKFVAATCFSPEALQRVPPGTRNLMIMQAVDYCQQEQENDFKFTKNEQTWAQIGQELTRWARFLENYHSSSVQAVVDASDVPREHCWPELEMSHGDVERVASALARIVMRGGVRAAGLTSLLQCLHVTLHTEHVFQHTLQHCVLNLEDIQTLVTRLTQYHKEGVRFSEEFLDQVMTKATEFGLPPHKQLSLLSLSQKTRVQDGDDLLKIAQSTVDLFKTEWSDSEYAQNLTDEKLLTVEGRREAFSTFAQLCDSRQRKKALVDVLACWPPTADEGRSLHCDYLRELLASDSEPREALALIKLLLRRPVLQDEDINWLVENVTSQSIVNTLWVLLLNKCARSEELLCSLLQEHKETILHVPIEEDLIKEMLDQGMFIKLVPTPLYSSVVNYIMNTEASSGEPASPYTVSWATAELLKANYLAEAGHLQMLSIGIPSALRGFSQTVLYCKNLLK is encoded by the exons gaCTGCTCAAGACCAGGTGGTATGGAATGCACGGATAATACTCATGCAGTTTCCGACATTATATTCAGGCCACTAAGAGTTAAAGATACCAAATG GAACTGGGAAGTGTTAGTGGTGACGTACGATGGAAAGTTGCGGGGTTACCTGGTGTCGGTGACGGAGGGGTGCAAGCTGCACCACTCGTTCCGGTTCCCCGGCGGAGTGGCGGCCGCGTCCTACTGCGAGCCGCACGCTACTCTGTACGTTGCGGGCGTACCGCGGGCGCCTTATAAG GATCCGTCGTCCCCAGTGAGCGCAGGTATAACAGCTTGGAGGTTGTTGAACGACGAGCCTTTCTATAAGCTATCGGTGGTTTCCGACGAGCTGGAGACGCAGCTCGCCAACGAGCGGTTCCATCTCCACATGCCCATGCTCTTCTCCAAGAATATG AATTTCATAATCCGCATGGTGACGTCACCAGACAACAGTAAACTGGTGTGCATCCACTGCAACGGCGACATCTCAGTATGGCGGTTACCGCTACTGAAGGCGGAGCGGCGCTTCCGGCTCGCGGAGCAGCCGCAACACTCCCTGCAGAACCCGCTGACGCCGGACCAGGGGCCTAAAGACCCGGCCTTGTACATACCCGCTGACGTCAACTGGTGGAGCAACGAG GAAATCATCGTGTCCCGGTTCAGCGGTGCGGTTACAGTTTGTGGAATCAAGGATATGCTCAACATACTCGGCAAGAAACCAGAATTCTTTCAAGGGACACCGAAG GTGACGTGTGCGTACGACGGTGCGTTCATGGCGTTGGAGTGCGAGTCGAACGTACTGCCTGCGAGGAAGTCGAGAAGTGATGAATCT ATGGAGGTGGTAAAAGCAGAAGCAGAAATAGAAGATTCCATGTTGGAAGTGGCGAAAGAGCTGTTCAAGACAGTGCTATATGCCATCACTGACATTGAGACGTTTCAGCCCAAGCCGAGGAAGATAACCGTTGTCTCCAGAATATACAGGCTCCTGGGAGTCAAGAGTACCACGCCTACTGAACTGTTCTCTAGGAAG ATTGAAAGTGGCAGCTACACGGAAGCGCTGACGCTAGCTGAGACGTTCAACCTGGACAGCGATCTGGTTTACCAGCAGCAGTGGAGGAAGAACCCCGTCTCCACCGACGCTATCCAGAACTATTTA AGCAAAGTATCAAAAAAGATCTGGGCGGTGCACCAGTGCGTGGACCGCTTGCCCGAGAGCTTGCAGGCCGCTAAAGAACTCCTGCACTTTGGACTGGAACTCACCAACGAGAAAATATTGGATG AAATCAACAAAGACCTCCCAGAAGACGAGTGGAAGGACCCGGACAGCGTAACTCTGGAAGACCTCAACGCGTATACAAGCGAGCTACTGCGATGCAGACACGTCATGCTGTTCTACAAGGAACGCCTGAGGCTGTATGAG GCAATTCTTCGATGCGAGAAGTCGACATACGTCAAAGATGAATACCACCGTCTCAGAAGCAACAGTATAGTCCATAGTGCAATGGAAATTGCTAAAGAGGGTCGTATAGAGGCTCTCACCTGTCTATGGCCCTACATAAAGAGCTTGCCAATGCAACTGGCAGTATTGGATAAATTGCCAGAGACAGTGTACCCTTTGGACTATCAGCATTTACTGCCTACTAAAGAACCTTTGACGTGGTTCGAGAAGAAATCGCCTATCAAGATTCAGCCATCGGAACATGAAAACGATTGGTGTAAAAAGgaaatatttag atcaATATGGAGTTCAAACTGGTCAGAAGACACAACACCAGAGAACGAAACAGCTGCCGATATAGACAGCGACCTCGCCAAATGGTATGACAAGCGTGCGAGGGAGATAGAGGAACGCAGCGGCATCGCCTCTCACGCTCTAACTCTCGTCACTATCGCCAAAGTGGGCGGGGCCGTAGAACACCTCGATAACATAATGTTCCATCTCCTAACTTTGGATACGCTGATATACGACATCAATGTCGAAGGGGTTACGTTGGCTCAGGTGGAGAAAATGAGCAACTTAGAAGTCTGTAAGATGCTGATGAAGATG TCGACACCGGCGACTTTCGTGTCGGATCTGAAACAGTTCGTGATCCCATACCTGAAGCGATATGAGAACTTGACGAAGCGCACGGGCTTCTGCCTCACCGGCCTTATGGAGTTCCTGGAAAGCATTAGCGTGGACGATCTCTCTTACATACTATTG GTGCTTCAATCTCCCAAAGAGTTCGAGCTGGACGTCCGCACGCACTTGGACTTAGTGGAGAGATGTCTGTTCGCGCACACCAGCACCGAACAGCTCGACATGGCGTGTGATCTGCTCGATACCATACTGAAGGAGTC CGACGGCAGTATCTCCACAACGGCCCTCCTGCGCCGATGCGCGGAGCTTCAGCGGCTGGTGGCGGGCAGCGAGCGACTCGCTTGGCGCGGCGTGCGCGTGCCGCCTTGCGCCCTCCGTGACCTCAACCAAGACGCGGCACATGCGCACAAACTGCTCGCTAGAGTCGCAAGAGGACACGCTACTGCAGCCGCGGCGGG GGAAGAGAAACCCACACAACAGGATTGGGAGAATCTCCTCAAAGATTTATTAGAGCTACGATCCACGCTCTTCGACTGCATCACTACAGAACAATGCTACGAG ATATACGTATCAGCGTTATTAACATCGGGCGAAGCGTCGAGCATTCGGCTCGCGTCAGACGTGCTCACAGTATcgcccacactacgcttgccgCCCAACTCTCCGTACAAGATAGACTACAGGCGCAGCGTGGAGCTGGTGTCCAACGCCGCTAAGGAGTACTTCAACTCCGCCTCGTCTCTGACCGACCCTGCCTTGGAGCTGGCTAA ATGCTGCCTAATGCTGATCGAAGATGGCAATAAAGAAATAGAACAAGAATTGGATCTCATATCTGCTTTGCCCATATTGGCTGCGTTCAACCTATCAATTCTTCCAATTCAAG TGCGTCTCTGTGAAGACAGGATGACACTGATAGAAGACTGCTTGCAGTCAGATTCCAACGCGTACTTAGCGAGCCACAAGCTGCTCAAGCTCGCCAAGCTGTTGCGAATCGCGGGAGACGATGAGCAGACGAG GGAAGGTCAAGTGCTTGTAGTAGTGGGGGAATACGCCCtagcggcgggcgcggcgggcggtggcgcggcgggcgcggcggcgcgcaGACTCGCAGCCCTGCGGCATGCGCCTGCCGCGGACTTGCTCGCGCGAGTGGCGAGACACGCGCAAACTCACGCTACCACCGTCGATAGGAGGAACTTGCTAGCCGCTGCGCTGACGTACGCGTCGCAGGACCAGTTGCAAGATATGCTTAAAGCCAG GCTAAACCTGGAGCTGGAAAGCTTGCAGCAGATGGGCGCGGCTCTGCGCGAGAACAGCCGCCTCGAGGCGCGGTGGCCCTCCACGGAGGACGAGTTTGCTGATGCTATCACTACG CCTATCATAGAGAAAAAAGATTTAGTAACACCGACTCAAGCAGAAAAGAAACCACTGCTCAACTACTTATTGGATTCCTTCCAAAATAAATTCACATTGAG CGGCAAGTCCAACGCACTGGAAACATCGGAGCGAACGGTCCACTGCCAAGAGTTCTACCGCTCTCTGTACCCTGAACACGACGTGTCTACCCACTACTACTGCTACGATCGCTTCTCTATACCCGACGACATCGACGGGCAGGCGGGCGTGGGCCAAGCCGCGCTCAAGTGGCTCTACATACAGAACTGCCTGCACGCGGGCGACACCGACGACATGGAGACTGAGG TGGTCCACAAATGCGCTGAAGAGATACTATACAAAGATACACCGCTAAGCATAGCTTGCCTTCTTCGCTCCACGCAGGATTACACGCAAGCTAAGAAGCTGATAGACGCTCAACACACGGACGCGGCGGTTAGCGCTGCCCTTTATGCCACACTAGTGAAGTGCAATTCACCAGAGTTACGTGATAATGTCTACTTGGCTGAGCCGCGGAAG ATGGCATGTATGACGTTGAAACAAAACAACGCATCGGAGGAACAGATGGCCATCATAAGGCAGTGTATAGACAAGCTTAGCGGAATGGGCGAAGTGCTACGAATAAGGAAATTGGGACTCACTGTCAACGGCCTATTGTTTAACGCGGATAGCGACTACAGGCAGGAGATTATATACCGATTAGCAAG ATTGGGCGGCGCAGAACACGCAAAGCTCGCGTGTTCGCTCGCGAGCAAGTACGGGCTAGATGCTGTAGAGGTGTGGTTGCAGTACGCCACCGAGGCGCAAGCGCGGGTCGCGCCCGACACGTTGCCGCCAGCTGCCTACAACAGTGAGGCGGTTAGCCG TATTCGAGACACCCTGTGGCCCGCGGTCCGCGGTAACAACCACGCGGCTCTGATTGACTTCTTCACGATACTGAAGAGCATCGATGAAAAGACTCAACTGTGCGGGCTCACGGTGCTCGAACATATCAAGCTGCTGAAGAAAGCCAAGGCCGCTTCGCCAG AGCTAGACTACAAGCTCCTTTTAGAGCAGCCTACAGCGGAAGAGTTCACGGCTCACATCCTGAGCATCATCAAGCCGGAGAACGTGGGGCTTCTGACCAAGTTCCTGCGCACACTGCCGCCCGCCTTCAAGATACCCGTCTCCGTCAACTCGCTATATACCGCGTGGCTCACCAAATACTTTTTTAGC GAGGGAATGGCGGGTGGCAGTAATAAGAAGTGGATGCAGGCTTGGCGCCAATGCGCCAGCTACTTCACCAAGCTGGCCAAAGAAGAGCTGCTCAAGTTCGTGGCCGCCACGTGCTTCTCCCCCGAAGCGTTGCAAAG ggtaccgcCGGGAACACGCAATCTGATGATAATGCAAGCTGTAGACTATTGTCAACAAGAGCAAGAAAATGATTTCAAATTCACCAAAAA CGAACAAACATGGGCTCAGATAGGACAAGAGCTAACGCGCTGGGCGCGCTTCCTGGAGAACTACCACTCGTCCAGCGTGCAGGCCGTCGTGGACGCAAGCGACGTGCCGCGCGAACACTGCTGGCC TGAGTTAGAGATGAGTCACGGGGACGTGGAGAGAGTAGCGTCGGCGCTGGCTCGGATCGTGATGCGCGGCGGCGTGCGCGCTGCGGGCCTGACGTCACTGCTGCAGTGCTTGCACGTCACGCTGCACACCGAGCACGTGTTCCAGCACACGCTACAACACTGCGTGCTCAATCTGGA GGACATACAAACACTAGTGACGCGACTCACACAGTATCACAAGGAGGGTGTGAGATTCTCCGAAGAGTTTCTAGACCAAGTGATGACAAAAGCGACCGAGTTTGGTCTACCGCCGCACAAGCAGCTGAGTCTCCTATCCCTGAGCCAGAAGACCAGGGTTCAGGATGGAGATGACTTGCTGAAGATTGCACAATCCACCGTCGACTTGTTTAAGACGGAGTGGTCTGACTCCGAATACGCACAAAATTTGACAG ATGAGAAGCTGTTAACGGTGGAGGGGCGACGAGAAGCGTTCTCTACGTTCGCGCAGCTGTGCGACTCGCGGCAACGCAAGAAGGCGCTGGTGGACGTGCTGGCCTGCTGGCCGCCCACTGCAGA CGAGGGTCGAAGCTTGCACTGCGATTACCTGCGCGAGCTGCTGGCGAGTGACTCGGAGCCGCGCGAAGCCCTGGCTCTCATCAAGCTACTTCTGCGGCGGCCCGTGCTACAAGACGAG GATATAAACTGGCTGGTGGAGAATGTGACTAGTCAGTCCATTGTGAATACTTTGTGGGTGCTGCTGCTGAACAAGTGCGCGCGCTCCGAAGAGCTTCTTTGCAGCCTGCTACAAGAGCATAAG GAAACAATACTCCACGTACCCATAGAAGAGGATTTGATAAAGGAAATGTTAGACCAAGGCATGTTCATCAAACTGGTGCCGACTCCGCTATACTCGTCGGTAGTCAACTACATTATGAATACCGAAGCCTCTAGCGGCGAACCTGCAAGTCCATACACGGTCTCCTGGGCAACCGCTGAACTGCTAAAGGCTAACTACTTAGCCGAAGCTGGCCATTTACAAATGCTGTCTATAGGCATCCCCAGCGCGTTAAGAGGGTTCTCCCAAACTGTGCTATATTGCAagaatttattgaaataa